CCATGCAGCCCGGCTGGAACCTCGGCAACACCTACGACGCCATCCCCGACGAGACGTCCTGGGGCAACCCGCCCGTGACCCGGGCGCTGCTGAAGAAGGTCAGGTCACAGGGGTTCAAGAGCATCCGGCTGCCCGTCACCTGGGGCGTCCACCAGGGCGCCGCGCCCGACTACACGATCGACCCGGCCTGGACGGCGAAGGTCCGGCAGGTCGCCCTCCTGGATCAGCGGATGGTGGTGGCGGCGGCGGACCGCCGTGTCGGCGGCCCCCGTGTCAGCAGGCCGCCGTTTCAGCGGATGGTCGTGCCGTCGGGCTGGTCGAACAGGCCGAGTTCGTCCTGTGTCGGGAGGCCCTCCCAGTCGCCGCGGGTGGCGACGGCGAAGGCCGCGGTGGTCACGGCCCGGTGCAGACGGGCCCGGACGTCCGCTCCGGTGAGCAGTCCGGACAGATAGCCGGCCACGAAGGCGTCGCCCGCGCCGACCAGGTCGACCGCCTCGACCTCTCGCGCCGCGCAGTCGACCGCCCCGTCCGCGGTGAAGCTGGTCGCGCCGCGTGCGCCACGCTTGACGACCACCTCGCCGACGCCTTCGGCCAGCACGCCGCGCACCGCCTCGGTCTCGTCCGCGCCGGGCTCCTCCAGCACGAGCGGCAGCTCGTCCTCGGAGGCGACGAGCAGGTCGGTGCGGGCCAGCAGCGGCCGGAGCGCTGCGCGGGCGCGGTCGGCGGTCCACAGCCGGGAGCGGTGGTTGACGTCGAGGCACACGGTGATGCCCGCTTCGCGGGCGGCGGTGGCGGCGGCTAGGACGGCCTCGGCCGCCGACGCGCCGAGCGCCGGTGTGATGCCGGTCAGATGAAGGATGCGTGATCCGGCGGACAGCGCGGGCAGTACGTCCGCCGGTGACACGGCCGACCCTGCGGAACCGGCGCGGTAGTAGCTGACGCGTGTGAGCGTGCCGAGGCGGGGTTCGGTCAGCAGCAGTCCGGTCGGCCTGCCGGTGTCGTCGGTGACCGCGTGGCCGATGTCGACGCCCTCCGCGCGCAGGGTGCGCAGGACCAGCGCGCCGATTTCGTCGGCGCCGACCCGGCCGGCCCAGCGCACCCGGTGGCCGAGCCGGGCCAGGCCGATGGCGACGTTGGACTCGGCTCCCGCGACGGACAGGCCGAGGCTGCCGCCGAGCCGCAGCGCGCCGTGTGCCCGCAGCGCCGCCATGGTCTCGCCGAAGGTCACCACCTCGGGCGGGGCCTGGGGGGCCGGGGCCGTCACGGTGCCTCCCCCGCGGCCACCAGGCGGAACTCGGCCGCACGGGCGCGGAGCCGGTCCAGGTCGCCGCCGTCTGCCGCGTCCCCGACGAGGGGTGAGCCGACGCCGACGGCGAGAGCGCCACGGTCCAGGTAGTCGCGAGCGGCCTGCGCGTCCACACCCCCG
This Streptomyces sp. NBC_00377 DNA region includes the following protein-coding sequences:
- a CDS encoding sugar kinase; this translates as MAALRAHGALRLGGSLGLSVAGAESNVAIGLARLGHRVRWAGRVGADEIGALVLRTLRAEGVDIGHAVTDDTGRPTGLLLTEPRLGTLTRVSYYRAGSAGSAVSPADVLPALSAGSRILHLTGITPALGASAAEAVLAAATAAREAGITVCLDVNHRSRLWTADRARAALRPLLARTDLLVASEDELPLVLEEPGADETEAVRGVLAEGVGEVVVKRGARGATSFTADGAVDCAAREVEAVDLVGAGDAFVAGYLSGLLTGADVRARLHRAVTTAAFAVATRGDWEGLPTQDELGLFDQPDGTTIR